A stretch of the Polyangiaceae bacterium genome encodes the following:
- a CDS encoding potassium transporter Kef: MTGVWLLLGLLLFAYAGSMLLGSGKARGYGLPSGAEYLLLGVVLGPHFLSAVPRESVLTFQPLMLAALGWLCVVVGVDYGVVGERRIVTGSALIGVALGVLSSGAAFAAVMWVGVRVLHQSLSTLLPLALGQAICLSETTRHAVRMVSERHNASGPLTDLLSDVADADDLFPIVGTAILLCFAPSSPGWSLWTQLGITIGAGAGLGTVTATLMGRHLRTDETWGLILGAALLGIGISTHLQLSPLTLMFAFGVALANVSRRGVELRAMMGDSERLVLPPLLLLAGALIDLRLSGHIWLLVGAALFARLASRGIGGALLTLRKEARGSGASLGLATTPAGAMSVCVGLLVYIRFPADIGGAVLTACVLSSFVGELIGTTALKRSLRKKGEISDDSQGSAAPLTPGAQLP, translated from the coding sequence GTGACTGGCGTGTGGCTGTTGCTCGGCTTGCTGTTGTTCGCCTACGCGGGCAGCATGCTCCTCGGCTCGGGCAAGGCGCGAGGCTATGGCTTGCCCTCGGGCGCCGAGTACTTGCTCCTCGGAGTCGTGCTGGGGCCGCACTTCCTGAGCGCCGTGCCTCGCGAGAGCGTGCTCACCTTTCAGCCGCTCATGCTCGCCGCCTTGGGTTGGCTCTGCGTGGTCGTGGGCGTGGACTACGGGGTCGTAGGAGAGCGGCGCATCGTTACCGGCTCTGCGCTGATCGGGGTGGCGCTCGGTGTGCTTTCGAGCGGCGCCGCGTTCGCGGCGGTGATGTGGGTTGGTGTTCGGGTCTTGCATCAGAGCTTGTCAACCCTCCTGCCGCTGGCGCTCGGTCAGGCCATTTGCCTTTCGGAAACGACCCGCCACGCGGTGCGCATGGTCAGCGAGCGCCACAACGCCAGCGGTCCGCTCACGGACTTGCTCTCGGACGTCGCTGACGCGGATGATCTGTTTCCAATCGTGGGGACGGCGATCTTGCTGTGCTTCGCCCCGAGTAGCCCAGGCTGGAGCCTCTGGACGCAACTGGGCATCACCATCGGCGCAGGCGCGGGACTCGGCACGGTCACCGCCACGCTGATGGGTCGGCATCTCCGCACGGATGAAACCTGGGGCTTGATCTTGGGTGCCGCTCTGCTTGGTATTGGGATCTCGACTCACTTGCAGCTTTCGCCGCTGACGCTGATGTTCGCCTTCGGGGTGGCCCTGGCGAACGTCTCGAGACGAGGTGTCGAGCTGAGGGCGATGATGGGGGACTCCGAGCGATTGGTCCTCCCACCCCTGTTGCTCCTCGCCGGCGCGCTGATCGACCTCAGGTTGTCAGGTCACATCTGGCTCCTGGTCGGCGCGGCCCTCTTCGCGCGGCTCGCAAGCAGAGGGATTGGAGGCGCCTTGCTCACGCTACGCAAGGAGGCGCGTGGGAGCGGAGCCAGCCTTGGGCTCGCCACGACACCTGCAGGCGCGATGTCAGTGTGCGTGGGACTCCTGGTCTACATCCGATTCCCGGCGGATATAGGTGGCGCGGTACTCACGGCCTGTGTACTGAGTTCCTTCGTCGGTGAGCTGATCGGAACCACGGCGCTCAAGCGCAGCCTGCGAAAAAAGGGCGAGATCAGCGATGACTCCCAGGGCAGTGCGGCTCCCCTCACACCCGGAGCACAGCTGCCGTGA
- a CDS encoding mechanosensitive ion channel family protein encodes MERAQAASKALDAGFEDHTSSDIRTESRPEGTLILFVDEPLILLTKEDSLAAGDSNLDEFGAAAVARMRAVFDQEKRRSNVAHGVFSISLVVFLGLVAFYLMRKVSELAARGHVWLEENPSRVPALRLQRIELAGPALLRTSLELSLGVLRRVGQGGLLYLWVVVSLSLFESTRGYTKRLTGVLLTPLSELMARLVASLPLFVVALTALLAVALTLRFVGLFFDNVSRGESHVAWLPRDFARPVGLMVRGGLVIATLVFAAPVITGDSEGALARSGTVLLVSIGLAAVPLLATALVGSVTVFGRRLKLGELVETDGVAGRITRLGLLDLDVATNADTTVRVPHLLTLTRPIRRLAASPATLRVTLPRATPTTEGVSLLTHVAQQIHPDTSASVQEVSEHSTVYVLTFNGLDSAGKALHLERVAHALEEAKIDFKELRP; translated from the coding sequence ATGGAGCGAGCTCAAGCTGCTAGCAAGGCCTTGGACGCGGGGTTCGAGGATCACACCAGCAGCGATATCCGTACGGAATCTCGCCCCGAAGGGACGCTGATCCTATTTGTTGATGAACCACTGATCTTGTTGACCAAGGAAGACTCGCTCGCCGCCGGGGACTCGAACCTAGACGAGTTCGGCGCGGCCGCAGTCGCGCGCATGCGCGCGGTCTTCGACCAGGAGAAGCGGCGCAGCAATGTCGCTCATGGGGTGTTCTCGATCTCTCTGGTGGTCTTTCTGGGCCTCGTCGCGTTCTACCTGATGCGGAAGGTGAGCGAGCTTGCGGCGCGAGGCCACGTCTGGCTCGAAGAGAACCCGTCGCGAGTGCCCGCGCTGCGCCTGCAACGCATCGAGCTCGCTGGCCCCGCACTGTTACGCACGAGCCTAGAACTCTCGCTGGGCGTCCTGCGGCGAGTCGGCCAAGGGGGCTTGCTCTACTTGTGGGTGGTCGTCAGCTTGTCGCTGTTCGAGTCCACTCGTGGGTACACCAAGCGCCTCACGGGTGTGCTGCTCACCCCGCTTTCCGAGCTGATGGCGCGCCTCGTCGCGTCGCTTCCACTGTTCGTCGTCGCGTTGACGGCGCTGCTGGCCGTGGCGTTGACGCTGCGCTTCGTGGGTCTCTTCTTCGACAACGTGAGTCGAGGAGAGAGCCACGTTGCGTGGCTACCGCGAGACTTCGCTCGCCCCGTCGGCCTGATGGTGCGCGGCGGCCTGGTGATCGCCACGCTGGTGTTTGCGGCTCCGGTGATCACTGGCGACTCCGAGGGTGCGCTCGCACGCTCGGGCACGGTGCTCCTGGTTTCGATCGGCTTGGCGGCCGTGCCGTTGCTTGCGACCGCACTCGTCGGCAGCGTGACCGTGTTTGGGCGACGCCTCAAGCTCGGAGAGCTGGTGGAAACTGACGGGGTTGCCGGGCGGATCACCCGACTCGGGCTGCTAGACCTCGATGTCGCAACGAACGCCGACACAACGGTTCGCGTCCCTCACCTGTTGACTCTGACACGCCCGATTCGGCGTCTCGCAGCGAGTCCGGCGACGCTGAGGGTCACCTTGCCTCGTGCCACGCCAACCACGGAAGGCGTTAGTCTACTCACCCACGTCGCCCAACAAATCCACCCGGATACTAGCGCGAGCGTCCAGGAAGTCTCGGAGCACAGCACCGTCTACGTCCTGACCTTCAACGGCTTGGATTCAGCCGGAAAAGCTCTCCATTTGGAGCGCGTCGCCCACGCGCTGGAAGAAGCAAAGATCGACTTCAAGGAGCTTCGGCCGTGA
- a CDS encoding OmpA family protein has translation MGLRIGLVGCGLCLAWGCQPKEGDAGPKGADAAQVANPDSTPGSGAVGTSTVADPPGSEGAASGSGTSGGTGVAAAAGDDELPATEDLMTFARGAIPLKVGGSGASQGAKIEEAIESIDGSSTPFTLLSKGAADSTTELVYQLPAETTFDGFAVPNVWEVPSKFTTFTQGVEVHGSATGPDSGYTLLAKGTLKTHEKRGQQTELEVVSKQPAKWIKLRLSGGILIEADKTSLQFSELIGRGSQAASALATGFKGNWGKGNHGFELTQSGAAVSGCYDGVAPLSGTVSGNILRARGEEPRTKVVSLFVLTIMPDGSIRGVRSTNGAPFKLVDFSNEVAAKGRCPSLKPPVLGCGSILHGINFKYNSAEIQKDSETLLAQLFASLKADKHAKIRIEGHTSSEGSEAYNLDLSKRRAEAVVADLTRRGLPAGRISAVGRGEASPIASNADETGRSLNRRVEVHCD, from the coding sequence ATGGGATTGAGGATTGGACTCGTTGGGTGTGGTTTGTGCTTGGCCTGGGGCTGTCAGCCAAAAGAAGGGGACGCTGGGCCGAAGGGCGCTGACGCGGCGCAGGTCGCGAATCCTGACTCGACGCCTGGCAGCGGAGCAGTCGGGACGTCGACTGTCGCTGATCCGCCGGGAAGTGAAGGCGCTGCGAGCGGCAGCGGTACATCGGGAGGGACCGGGGTTGCTGCGGCGGCTGGTGACGACGAGCTGCCCGCGACTGAAGATCTGATGACCTTCGCCCGCGGTGCGATCCCCTTGAAGGTCGGCGGGAGCGGCGCCAGCCAGGGAGCGAAGATCGAGGAGGCCATCGAGTCGATCGATGGTAGCTCCACCCCCTTCACGCTACTCTCCAAGGGCGCAGCGGATTCGACGACGGAGCTCGTCTATCAGCTCCCTGCGGAGACGACCTTCGATGGCTTCGCGGTGCCAAACGTTTGGGAGGTACCCAGCAAGTTCACGACGTTTACCCAGGGCGTCGAGGTTCACGGATCGGCAACGGGACCGGACAGCGGATACACGTTGCTCGCGAAGGGCACGCTGAAGACGCACGAGAAGCGTGGGCAACAAACCGAACTCGAGGTCGTCAGCAAGCAGCCCGCGAAGTGGATCAAGCTGCGACTCTCGGGAGGGATCCTGATCGAGGCGGACAAAACGAGCCTGCAGTTCAGCGAGCTGATCGGGCGAGGCAGCCAAGCGGCCAGCGCCTTGGCTACGGGCTTCAAGGGCAACTGGGGCAAGGGCAATCATGGCTTCGAGCTCACCCAGAGCGGAGCGGCGGTGAGCGGGTGTTATGACGGCGTCGCGCCGCTGAGCGGGACCGTGAGCGGGAACATCTTGCGTGCACGCGGTGAGGAGCCCCGCACGAAGGTGGTGAGCCTGTTCGTGCTGACCATCATGCCCGACGGCTCGATCCGTGGTGTCCGCTCCACCAACGGCGCGCCCTTCAAGCTCGTAGATTTCAGCAACGAAGTGGCCGCCAAAGGCCGCTGCCCGAGCCTCAAGCCCCCGGTGCTCGGCTGCGGATCCATCCTCCATGGGATCAACTTCAAGTATAACTCTGCGGAAATCCAGAAGGACTCGGAGACGCTGCTGGCGCAGCTCTTCGCGAGCCTGAAAGCAGACAAGCACGCGAAGATCCGCATCGAGGGGCACACCTCGAGCGAAGGCTCGGAGGCGTACAACCTGGACCTCTCCAAGCGCCGCGCCGAGGCCGTCGTCGCCGACTTGACCCGGCGCGGTCTACCTGCTGGGAGGATCTCCGCCGTCGGTCGTGGCGAGGCTTCACCCATCGCGTCCAACGCCGACGAGACCGGCCGCAGCCTGAACCGCCGAGTCGAAGTGCACTGCGACTAA
- a CDS encoding beta-lactamase family protein, with protein MFSRIRRSRFGLQSLALLGGFVASGALTGCAAPTAEDVRCADDSCNEAVSESTDELLVSPINKLRWQVTSPFGDRAELQQTLANLAASNTPIVDMTAGPGGAWVILTEENVYSGGPLPSGMGFWLSLIKSNGHALKAVDINSDGGYVIIADGTYHIGGSVNQLAKDAVANYYSKGWAIRDVETTPNGYVILGDGNRVSYDNTGTQLMALLADRLKSKRRVEQVEIGLDGGWVVISDQEAAVAQASSTLTNSLKAAAKNGKHLSKLMLGEDGGFVLWSNGNAVASRGNVMEAVEYGAGGQNIWERMDFYGIPGASISIIEGNQVTYSRGYGVLKQGEEQHVLATTVFDMASLSKFVGALTMMKLDSDGAYDFDVDDSIVNTAVDNGHIDKWLTAGEANPGKYGFANKDVSTSLTTAHFMRHQTDFIQSGGSPGYQRGSKSLGGETWQYMLGWNCSTTPCDYANADAAWTTTGAGKITSDYDSVNFLIPQAVAEDVSGMEAYELIAKYWTTPMNLKYLHAYTSSRGMDIGKVAWQHGPNGPQDKLFVYPWTFAGGVYAAPMDYAELMILAMNQGRDSTGVQRIPAASIDRMLTADDGNVGFGLFGDRSGDMTEGTDNAFRHNGSHSSRARTAMCGNPTRDEGIVITVNIEGGDRDNNGSNDSLEFINWIRNEYVKATGFNGNCQ; from the coding sequence ATGTTTTCGCGCATTCGTCGTTCACGTTTTGGTCTGCAGTCTTTGGCGCTCCTGGGTGGATTCGTCGCAAGTGGGGCCCTCACGGGCTGCGCTGCCCCCACCGCGGAGGATGTCCGCTGCGCGGACGACAGCTGCAATGAAGCCGTGTCGGAGAGCACTGACGAGCTCCTGGTGTCCCCCATCAACAAGCTCCGCTGGCAGGTCACGTCACCGTTCGGGGACCGCGCAGAGCTCCAGCAGACGCTAGCAAACCTCGCCGCGTCGAACACGCCAATCGTTGACATGACCGCGGGCCCCGGGGGCGCCTGGGTGATCCTCACGGAAGAGAACGTCTACTCGGGCGGACCATTGCCGAGCGGAATGGGGTTCTGGCTGAGTCTCATCAAGAGCAACGGACACGCCCTCAAGGCGGTCGATATCAACTCCGACGGCGGCTATGTGATCATCGCCGACGGCACGTACCACATCGGCGGGAGCGTGAATCAGCTCGCCAAGGACGCTGTCGCGAACTACTACAGCAAGGGCTGGGCGATCCGCGACGTAGAAACCACTCCCAACGGCTACGTGATCTTGGGAGACGGCAACCGGGTCTCCTACGACAACACTGGCACTCAACTGATGGCGCTGCTCGCCGACCGACTCAAGTCGAAGCGCCGGGTGGAGCAGGTGGAGATCGGTCTCGACGGTGGTTGGGTCGTGATCTCGGACCAGGAGGCGGCAGTAGCCCAAGCGTCCAGCACCCTCACCAACTCCCTCAAGGCGGCAGCCAAAAACGGCAAGCATCTATCGAAGCTGATGCTCGGAGAGGACGGCGGCTTCGTGCTGTGGAGCAACGGCAACGCCGTGGCTAGCCGTGGCAACGTGATGGAGGCCGTGGAGTACGGCGCTGGAGGCCAGAACATCTGGGAGCGCATGGACTTCTATGGAATTCCCGGCGCGAGCATCTCGATCATCGAAGGCAACCAAGTCACGTATTCACGCGGATACGGTGTGCTCAAGCAAGGGGAAGAACAGCACGTCTTGGCGACTACCGTCTTTGACATGGCGTCGCTCTCCAAGTTCGTTGGTGCGCTCACCATGATGAAGCTCGACAGCGATGGCGCCTACGACTTCGACGTCGATGATTCGATCGTAAACACCGCAGTCGACAACGGACATATCGACAAGTGGCTCACCGCAGGAGAGGCAAATCCAGGCAAATACGGCTTCGCCAACAAAGACGTCTCGACCTCCCTGACCACCGCACACTTCATGCGCCACCAGACAGACTTCATTCAATCCGGAGGCTCTCCCGGCTACCAGCGTGGCTCGAAGTCTCTCGGTGGCGAGACCTGGCAGTACATGTTGGGCTGGAACTGTTCCACGACTCCTTGCGACTACGCTAACGCAGATGCGGCGTGGACGACGACCGGCGCTGGCAAGATCACGTCAGACTACGACAGCGTGAACTTCCTCATCCCGCAGGCGGTGGCCGAAGACGTGTCCGGCATGGAGGCCTATGAGCTCATCGCGAAGTACTGGACCACGCCGATGAACCTCAAGTACCTCCACGCCTACACCTCTTCGCGCGGCATGGACATCGGCAAGGTGGCCTGGCAGCACGGCCCGAATGGTCCCCAGGACAAGCTGTTCGTCTACCCGTGGACCTTTGCTGGTGGCGTGTACGCGGCGCCCATGGACTACGCGGAACTGATGATCTTGGCAATGAACCAGGGTAGAGACTCGACCGGCGTCCAGCGTATCCCCGCGGCATCCATCGATCGCATGCTGACGGCGGACGACGGCAACGTGGGCTTCGGGCTCTTCGGTGACCGAAGCGGCGACATGACCGAGGGCACGGACAACGCCTTCCGTCACAACGGCTCCCACTCTAGCCGCGCGCGCACCGCCATGTGTGGCAACCCCACCCGGGACGAAGGCATCGTGATCACCGTGAACATCGAAGGTGGCGATCGAGACAACAACGGCAGCAACGACTCCCTCGAGTTCATCAACTGGATCCGCAACGAGTACGTCAAGGCCACGGGCTTCAACGGCAACTGCCAGTAG
- a CDS encoding right-handed parallel beta-helix repeat-containing protein, giving the protein MAQGLANIGRTRWIGCGPSPRAALVASLLALPSVACSSSDSGSASSGGTAGAGASGGSVTGGSGGAAGGSGSSSGGTSAGGSSTGGSGAGGSAAGGTGGTGGDGCWSNRPGPDNTGVPKGTVLTPSGSIQVTTDGAVVEDLDIQGEVQILADNVTIRRCRITSGDYYPIRYFDNDNVGLLVEDTEIIGTSADVTAGISFSNYTARRVNVHGTADGFKADENVLIEDSWVHDLGNYPDQHNDGVQSTHGLNVHIRHNTLEGASNACVQTGDESGQTTDLVIECNWLSGGGYSLNLRGQNPTGTQVLRNRFTGDWGFGPWTFDDPNPTVVGNVLDSDGSPIEYP; this is encoded by the coding sequence ATGGCACAGGGGTTAGCAAACATTGGACGCACTCGCTGGATCGGTTGCGGCCCCTCACCTCGGGCGGCGCTAGTGGCTTCGCTCCTCGCCTTGCCGTCGGTCGCGTGCAGCTCGAGCGACTCCGGAAGCGCCAGCAGCGGCGGCACTGCGGGCGCGGGAGCGAGCGGTGGCTCCGTTACGGGTGGCTCTGGTGGCGCAGCCGGAGGCAGCGGCTCTTCATCCGGCGGAACCAGCGCCGGTGGCTCGTCAACTGGCGGAAGCGGAGCAGGCGGCTCCGCTGCGGGGGGCACGGGTGGAACGGGCGGTGACGGATGCTGGAGCAACCGCCCGGGGCCGGACAACACCGGCGTTCCCAAGGGCACTGTGCTCACCCCCAGCGGCTCGATTCAAGTCACCACGGACGGCGCCGTGGTCGAAGATCTGGACATCCAAGGCGAAGTACAAATCCTTGCGGATAATGTGACCATCCGCCGCTGTCGCATCACCAGCGGGGACTACTACCCCATCCGCTACTTCGACAACGACAACGTGGGCCTCTTGGTCGAAGACACGGAGATCATTGGCACCAGCGCAGACGTCACCGCGGGGATCTCTTTCTCGAACTACACGGCCCGCCGGGTGAACGTTCACGGCACGGCGGACGGCTTCAAGGCGGATGAGAACGTGCTGATTGAAGACTCCTGGGTGCATGACCTCGGGAACTACCCGGACCAACACAACGACGGCGTGCAATCGACCCACGGCCTCAACGTCCACATTCGCCACAACACCCTGGAAGGGGCGAGCAACGCGTGCGTGCAAACCGGAGACGAGAGCGGGCAAACCACCGACCTCGTGATCGAGTGCAACTGGCTCTCCGGCGGCGGCTACTCCCTCAACCTGCGAGGCCAGAATCCAACCGGCACGCAAGTGCTGCGCAACCGCTTCACCGGCGACTGGGGCTTTGGACCCTGGACATTCGACGATCCGAACCCGACGGTGGTGGGCAACGTGCTCGATAGCGATGGCTCGCCGATTGAGTATCCGTGA
- a CDS encoding UPF0149 family protein, with the protein MLSSHEPDFEALDALLDGELSMSPDGMMGALVAVFSARDVVLPSQWMPLVFGERELSEADGPAIAALMEEYNEVGRLLEQEGMVAPEVEDLDGIADFCSGYLAVMQLDEDWGQPEEELAFDLMALSDWSLLDDPRLDLEGEKAEWIAATCHELPELLEAMYVKNRGRHPGTGAQATSKKVDRNAPCPCGSGKKYKKCCGAA; encoded by the coding sequence GTGCTCTCATCTCACGAACCAGACTTCGAGGCTTTGGACGCGCTGCTCGATGGGGAGCTCTCCATGTCGCCCGACGGCATGATGGGGGCGCTGGTCGCCGTCTTCTCCGCACGCGACGTCGTCCTGCCGAGCCAGTGGATGCCCTTGGTGTTTGGAGAGCGTGAGCTGAGCGAAGCGGACGGACCGGCCATCGCCGCCTTGATGGAGGAGTACAACGAGGTCGGTCGACTCCTCGAGCAGGAGGGCATGGTCGCACCTGAGGTTGAGGATCTGGACGGGATCGCAGACTTCTGTAGCGGGTACCTGGCCGTAATGCAGCTTGACGAGGACTGGGGCCAGCCAGAAGAGGAGCTCGCCTTCGACTTGATGGCGCTCAGCGATTGGTCCTTGCTCGACGATCCGCGGCTCGATCTCGAGGGCGAAAAGGCGGAGTGGATCGCGGCCACCTGTCACGAGCTCCCGGAGCTACTCGAGGCAATGTACGTGAAGAACCGCGGTCGTCACCCAGGCACGGGCGCTCAGGCGACTTCGAAGAAGGTCGACCGCAACGCGCCATGTCCGTGCGGAAGCGGCAAGAAGTACAAGAAGTGCTGCGGCGCAGCCTAG
- a CDS encoding DEAD/DEAH box helicase, translated as MKRPTPEFIGEAKDLLVKSWLPEYPGTQQIVDLLIERGVGPMSNPRSQRGYVQYIRDCRNSKSLRRYLLEAMLRFGDMDPSPDADTGFEFTPRFAILSPNDQAADRRRPHRYQLEAWESLNAHLGESRSTGVFQGLLIMPTGSGKTFTAVHWLASHVLSQGMRVLWLAHRHELLTHAAGEFHRLSGLVQGKDKLRVRIVSGMHCGATQIDPADDVVVASVHSLARSVQVSDELLNDDRLFVVVDEAHHAPAKSYRDFIRALQSRKPWRILGLTATPTRTIESERPVLTRLFGGRVLAQVELGHLIEQRILARPIPVIVRTDTDVEQGLTPEDLAHYDRFNELSEQWLDRIAKATSRNQLIIEHYLEHREKYGPTLIFAINVAHAAILSEQLRDRGVRADYVASYRPDGSDGEPLEVVKRFREGGLDVLVNVQMVTEGVDVPSIQTVFLTRPTGSEILMRQMIGRALRGPAAGGSEKAYLVSFEDQWHKLRDWDTPFQLVPDIQDLAALDEELPPESQVRPEPVPPTLYEHLPWDVIRQVASSMQHRSSALKADAFEAVPDGWLLIERVDEEEGIRICLAIYEHQRACWDALIGYLKPLSATAVRELDVEAVYEDYFGDCDLPKPTRHDVGRVVEHFAQGGEAPEYAPLHGRSLCDPHVVARRITDEDLGRSAQTKLIDDSYSELARFVYPTLRDYTTAVEDALFEIDNPDEATQRVKAVPIFNPRPEERMAPGPAHDLRALMNETLEIGAPLLGLDKLYFDGTLHWTKRLVKGWYAMAYIEEHPPRIVVNSLLDSPDFSAEAMRFLLWHEFLHVHLRSLHTKEFREKERLWPNYPACDREMDNLCERFGIAYW; from the coding sequence TTGAAGCGACCCACACCGGAGTTCATTGGGGAGGCGAAAGATCTGCTCGTGAAGAGCTGGCTGCCGGAGTACCCGGGCACGCAGCAGATCGTTGACCTGCTCATCGAGCGGGGTGTGGGCCCAATGAGCAACCCGCGCTCGCAACGCGGCTACGTGCAGTACATTCGGGACTGCAGAAACTCCAAAAGCCTCCGTCGCTATCTGCTGGAAGCAATGCTGCGCTTTGGGGATATGGATCCCAGTCCCGATGCTGATACGGGGTTCGAGTTCACGCCCCGCTTCGCGATCCTCTCCCCCAACGACCAAGCCGCGGACCGTCGGCGTCCTCATCGCTATCAGCTGGAGGCCTGGGAGAGCTTGAATGCGCACCTTGGGGAGTCGCGCTCGACGGGGGTCTTCCAGGGCTTGCTGATCATGCCAACGGGTTCCGGCAAGACGTTCACGGCTGTGCACTGGCTCGCGTCCCATGTGTTGTCGCAAGGCATGCGCGTGCTGTGGCTTGCTCACCGTCATGAGCTGCTGACCCACGCCGCGGGTGAGTTCCATCGCCTGTCTGGGTTGGTGCAGGGTAAGGACAAGCTCCGGGTGCGCATCGTGTCCGGGATGCATTGTGGCGCCACGCAGATCGATCCTGCGGACGACGTGGTCGTCGCGTCGGTGCACAGCCTGGCGCGAAGCGTCCAAGTCTCAGACGAGCTGTTGAACGACGACCGCCTGTTCGTGGTGGTGGATGAAGCCCATCACGCGCCGGCGAAGTCGTACCGAGACTTCATCCGCGCGCTGCAGTCTAGAAAGCCGTGGCGGATCCTCGGGCTCACGGCGACGCCGACACGCACCATCGAGAGCGAGCGGCCCGTGCTCACGCGCTTGTTCGGCGGTCGAGTGCTGGCTCAAGTCGAGCTCGGACACCTGATCGAGCAGCGCATCCTCGCGCGGCCCATTCCAGTGATCGTGCGCACCGACACCGACGTAGAGCAGGGGCTCACGCCGGAAGATCTCGCCCACTACGATCGCTTCAACGAGCTGAGCGAGCAGTGGCTCGACCGCATCGCGAAGGCCACCTCGCGTAACCAACTCATCATCGAGCACTACCTGGAGCATCGGGAGAAGTACGGTCCGACGTTGATCTTCGCCATCAACGTAGCCCACGCGGCCATCCTCAGCGAGCAGCTGCGGGATCGGGGGGTGAGGGCGGACTACGTGGCGAGCTATCGCCCCGACGGCAGCGACGGAGAACCTCTTGAAGTCGTGAAGCGTTTCCGCGAGGGAGGGCTCGACGTCTTGGTCAATGTGCAGATGGTCACCGAGGGAGTCGATGTGCCCTCGATTCAGACCGTGTTCCTCACGCGGCCGACGGGCAGCGAGATCTTGATGCGCCAGATGATCGGTCGCGCGCTGCGCGGCCCCGCGGCGGGCGGCTCTGAGAAGGCGTACCTCGTGAGCTTCGAGGACCAGTGGCACAAGCTTCGCGACTGGGACACGCCGTTCCAGCTCGTGCCCGACATCCAAGACTTGGCCGCGCTCGACGAAGAGCTCCCGCCGGAGTCCCAAGTCAGACCAGAACCAGTGCCGCCCACACTGTACGAGCACCTGCCCTGGGATGTGATCCGTCAGGTAGCTTCTTCGATGCAGCACCGTTCGAGTGCGCTGAAAGCCGACGCGTTCGAAGCCGTGCCTGATGGTTGGTTGCTGATCGAGCGCGTTGACGAGGAAGAGGGGATCCGCATCTGCCTCGCCATCTACGAGCATCAGCGTGCGTGTTGGGATGCATTGATTGGTTACCTCAAGCCGCTCTCGGCGACGGCGGTGCGGGAGCTGGACGTCGAGGCGGTCTACGAGGACTACTTCGGTGATTGCGATCTCCCGAAGCCGACACGCCATGATGTCGGCCGCGTTGTCGAACACTTCGCCCAAGGCGGGGAGGCGCCGGAATACGCGCCGCTTCACGGACGCAGCCTGTGCGATCCACACGTGGTCGCGAGACGCATCACCGACGAAGACCTGGGGCGCTCCGCTCAAACGAAGCTGATCGACGACTCGTACTCGGAGCTCGCGCGTTTCGTCTATCCAACGCTGCGCGATTACACGACCGCAGTAGAAGATGCGCTGTTCGAGATCGACAATCCCGACGAAGCCACGCAGCGCGTGAAGGCGGTCCCGATCTTCAATCCGCGACCGGAAGAGCGCATGGCTCCGGGGCCAGCTCACGACTTGCGCGCGCTAATGAACGAGACGCTAGAGATCGGTGCACCGCTACTCGGCTTAGACAAGCTCTATTTCGACGGCACGCTCCACTGGACCAAGCGCTTGGTGAAGGGCTGGTACGCCATGGCGTACATCGAAGAGCACCCGCCGCGCATCGTGGTCAACAGCCTGCTCGATAGCCCAGATTTCTCTGCGGAAGCGATGCGGTTCCTGCTCTGGCACGAGTTCCTGCACGTCCATCTGCGCTCGCTCCACACCAAGGAGTTCCGCGAGAAGGAGCGCCTGTGGCCAAACTATCCGGCGTGCGACCGCGAGATGGACAACCTGTGTGAGCGATTTGGCATCGCGTATTGGTGA